The DNA window ctgCAGTCTGGCCCCCCTTGGTTTACAGtgccatctgtatgctgatgatacTCAGATCTTTTTGTCCACCCCTGGCTTGTCTCCCTCTGTCCTgaataaggtttcatgctgcctgtcagccatttcatcataaatggcagacagatttctgaaactcaacctggataaaaccaaactcatcatcttccacCCCTtgcattccaaatctccccctgacatatttttaactgcTAATAACATTGTTATGCATTCCTCCTCTACTggggcacgttgtcttggtgtcacctttgattttgCCCTCTCCCtaacccctcatattcagaacatttccaggttctgttactttcacctgcacattttcaaaatccgcccctacctgtccccagagaccaccaaactccttgtacacgctcccatcatctctcgcctggactactgtaacctcctcctctgtggtattccactaacccgactctatcctctacaaactattatgaatgctgcagcccgattcatccatccttcccaccgctccacttctgctgcatctctttgcaattctcttcattggcttccatttcacctgggaatcaaattcaaactcttgtgttttgccttcaaatccctccacagttcttgtcccacttacctttctgacctggtaaaaaaaaaaaaaaaaactcccccagcCGATCTCTTCACTCCTCCACTGACCTACTGCTGACTTCCTTACtaaaaacctcatcacacgcacggctcccaGACTTTTcgagagctgccccaactctctggaatggtcttcctcaatggtcttcctcctcggtttgctcctactttctgctccctTGGCCCCacgtggggggtgggggggacgGACCGGTCAGAGCCCTGGACCACCAAAGGCTTCTTTACCcactcccgaaaaaagtgagggcccCACTACACCCGTTTATGACTGTGTTGCACCCCCATTACTTGTGTGAGAGAAAAGTATCTCTTATGCAAACAAAAGCCAATTAAGAGCAGCATACATTCTGCAGGTCTCCAAGCTAATCAAACAGAAAATGTTGTAGGTTCTTTCTCCCAACACCATTTGCATGTTGTAGATTAGTAAATCAAGTAGGGCATGATGAAGAATATACTTTGATTTTCACCTGTCTCAGGTTTATGTAGCGGTTGCTAGGGTTCCTGGCATTCACTTGATGGACATtccatgtaaatgttttaatttagagTAAACAGAGACATGCCTATTAGGCATCTCTCTGTGTGTATTCTTATGTGTtctttatatagttatatttttatatgaggCCATAAATGCTATAGGAAATGTATTCTACTGGGAAAAGTTTATTTCATTCAGAGCCATTCATCATGTATTGATATGCACTTGGGGGTAGGTGGGAGCTGAGAGGAGACCAAACAGCCGGTTCTATCACCTTCCTGCTGCTGATAGATCAGAAGTTGATGGTTGGAATACACCTTAACAGACTGCAGTTTATATTCCTGATAATGTGCGCTGTTCAATAAGACACTAAAAATAGACCCTTCAATGTGATTTGATGGATTGCAGTCCTATTTCTACAGCACTGTATGTAAAATTGTCTGTGAATGGTTCCATGCGCAGTATTAATCTCAGGTAGCAGCATTACATATCTCCATTATTGTGCTTGTATTACTACAGTAAGTGGATACTTTGGTGTAATGCatgaaaattgtacaaaaatgtttagcaacCTTCATCTTGTCAGTTTTTGCAGGCAGTTACCAGGGAAACTGCATTTTACGTTACAATGCATACAGATATCTTAGTATAAAGATCCCCAAAGAGAGTATTACATGTTACATATGTTTCAATATGGCTGTAAAAGATATGGGGGGGAGTATTATTGTCATAGTTAAATGTTTAGGCCAATCTACCTAGTAAAATCTTTTTTGGCACATGGAAGGGAACCCATGTAAACAGGGTAAGAACATACAAGATCCATGGAGAAAGCATGAAGAAAGGTGTTAAGAACAATTGAGAAGAAGACATTTGCCCACTCTCAAAAACATTGGTGCCCACTACCATGTGTCTTTTGCTCCATGAATGGATCTGAAGTGAGATTTTCCAGCAAGGCAGTTAAAGGCGCTACTTATTGGCACTGGGATAACCACAACCAACCCAATTCTCCCATTGACCTATATAATCAGAGGTGACATCAAGCCAGCCTTATATAGGGTCTCTAGGCTCAAAAATGTCATTAGTCTACTCATACAACATCAGATTGGGCAATGTAGGTCAACAAGCTCAATTCCTAAGATGGGGTCTATATGTAATTTGTCCTTCTAATTTTTGAGCCTTCCTGTCAGCTCTCATTAGCTTATTTTGCTAAAAGTAGCAAATAATGTGGCATATAGAATTGAGCCCATTGTCAGTGAGAGTGGCACATGTAGGAGTTCCTATTATCACTGGGCAAAACTCTTCCCACGGGCACTTGTGAATGATGGCTCATGGACAGGGGAAAGATAAAAATAGTTTCCTAGTTCCTTTCGTCTCCACAGAGTCATCTGTCTTTCACTAGCAGCTGAGTCTGGTGTCATTTAGATTTAAGGGTCTCGGAATCAGTATGAGCTGCCACCTGTCTATTGGTTGTGAGTCCGAAGGATAACTGTTATCACTTAGATTTGTATTACCGAATGAATACTTCATGAATTGCTTGTGCAGGTGGAATGAAGATTCTGACATTTTCAGCAGTGTCATACTATACTCAGGGAAAACTAAGACTGAGTTTTGCTTCTAAAGCTCCAGGCAACATTGAATTGCATTTTAAACAGATTTGAGTTCAATTAACGCAATTACATTCGGCGCAACATGAGATTTCCTAGAAGGTTTTAATGATGTGTTGTAAACAACCTAAAATGTTTATGCTTATATTTTACAATTCTGctaatttgttttcttcttattTGTAGGGACTTGATGCCACGGACACTCGATGGGCAGATTACCATGGAAAAAACCCCCAGTTATTTTGTGACCAAGGAGGCCCCAGCCCGTATTTCGGCCATGTCAAAGGACGCCAAGCTTATCGTGGTGGTGAGGGACCCAGTGACTCGAGTAATATCAGACTATACCCAGACGTTATCCAAGAGACCGGACATCCCTACATTTGAGAGCTTGACATTTAAAAACAGGACTACGGGTCTTATTGATATTTCATGGAGTGCCATTCAGATTGGTATCTATGCCAAGCACTTGGAGAACTGGCTCCAGTATTTTCCCATGCGCCAGATCCTGTTTGTCAGTGGGGAAAGACTGATCACGGATCCCGCTGGAGAACTGGGGCGCGTTCAGGATTTTTTGGTACTTAAGAGAATCATAacagacaaacatttttatttcaataaaactaAAGGATTTCCTTGTTTAAAGAAGGCGGAAGGGAGCAGCAAGCCCCATTGTTTGGGTAAAACCAAGGGCAGGACTCACCCCAACATTGACCCTGAAGTGGTCCAGAGACTACGGGAATTCTACAGGCCATTTAATATGAAGTTCTACCAAATGACTGGGCATGACTTTGGCTGGGAttcataaagaaacaaaacagatataatatataaaacttctctattttttttacacgTAAAATAAATCTTTAGGTTGTGTCTTCCTAATAAGAGATGTATAACAATCACAGTATAATACacgttttctcttttttcataaccaaaataaaatattgaattgcTTATTTTATTCAAACCAGGTTTCGAGGTTTTAGCAGAAACAAGGGATAGTGTATTTGTTATCTTCCCAAATATTTTGGTATGTTGGAGAAAATTGCTTGTTTCTTTCTAATAGCTTTCATTATGGTATTTCTTGCAGAGGTTTGGTCACAAGTGTCTAAACATAGATTTAGGTACAGTATAGGTCCCATAATACAACTCTGGACAGGAGAATAATAGGGTAAAGACGTGGGTaacaaaaggacatttttattaaGCTATAGGCTGTTATGGGTGATGGGTCAGTCAGACCATCAAAATGGCTAAGGCTGGGGGGGTCCTATAGAGTAACTACAAAGcatgttagcatgttgttcataaAAGTTAgtctggaaattatattttttaaccagaagggattatgttttttttttttgtttgtatttttttacccagCAAATGTACCCACAAGCCTCTGACCTCCCCAGCTACTTTAGTATGTGCACTCTCAGGCTTTGCAGGGAacttgcactttttaaaaaaaacattgggggctaaatattgtattttactggCTGTACTTTAactttgttttgcagaaaaactGCAAGTcacctttaaaaaattaaacgTTTTTGCGGCCCCCTCCACCCCCCGTCATGTTCAGAAATTCTGGTGATAAAGCCATATTTAGGGGTTTTGAACTTGAAAGGCTGAGCtgtatttttgcaaatgtttcacaaattgttcatgtgttaaaaacacattttcacaataatataaatattataaaaaaataagtttctaAGGTGACCACCTAATGTCAAAGCAAAAACCACAACCTGTGGACCTTTGGCACTTGTTTGGCCCTTGATGCCCCTGCAGACTGTAGTGATTGGTTCCCTCACCCAGGCCAATGAACGCCTTGTTGTGAATCTGTAATGATCTCTTTTAATGTCATTGTTGTACCTATTACACTAACACTCCCTCACtatgtgacaggtacactttgaaACTATGAGACACTATGAGTAAAACTTCACAAACTTCATTCATTTAGCAAGCCATTTAAGCCAATTTTGTTGCATTTTCCGATGTTATCCCTCAAACCTGTAATTTAGTTACATTTGTTTATGCATTAACATAATGCATTATTTTGCTAAATAGCCAACAAAAATTTTAGGTTGCTGGATTTCAAGGTTCTGTAATTTCGTTTTTACAGTTACATCATTTTGGAGATAAGAAGAAAATTATACCGTTCGTCACctcacaaatgtttatttttctgctcTTTAATTATAACGTTCCACAGCTCATTCGGAAAGCAAAATACTGAGTTCCTTAatggaaaattaataaaaaatcagtttattcacattagatttttttctgttgagaAGTCCCAGAAACGAAATCAGCCAATTTACTGAATTTAGATTTAGAATATCCTTCAATATCACCCTGTACCAGAAAGTTGCTGACAAGGACCTTTGTGGCGGGATCACCAGGTAttcatgttaaagcttatatgagatttcaGTAATGGagtttgcatcttttttttgcacattattggaCCTAACTGGCAGTTGCACACAGACCACCCTAGGAAATGTCCATTTATAAAGCTGAGACAGGTTGGAATAAAGTAACTGAAATAGGAGGGCCAGGACAATACAGATAGGAAACGGTTGGCTGGATGATCCTTGTAGATAATCAGAGTGGGGTCAGGATATTTTCTGCAGCTACTAATGATTGATGTTTGGGATGTGTAACCATTTTGGCTAGTGTTCATAAGGTGGGCGGTTGTCAATGAAACGTGTATCTGTATAGCCGACTCAGTTTTGTTAAAACACGACATGATTTTAAAGATTGCACAAGATGGCAATGTAATAGACAAATCTCATTTcacattttatgtacagtatCCTGTTCACTCcatgccaaaacattttttaataactttgggtggagtaggaaagggttagaacTTCACGTGTCAGATTATTTTGCACCTTTTGCAACCCCATTGGTGAGTATAGGTCCCGAAACTGAGGAAAACTCCCCCTTTTGACAGTTGTCTCAAGTACAGATGTCCCCATTTGAGGATAACCCctcttttcctgttctggtgaccattcTGATATTTTAGAATTTCTCTTTAGTTGACAACAAACATCACGGGAAAAATGATGGTTTTTCCCTGACacaaatgaaaatttaacaaaGATTGGGCTGTCCCTACTATATTTAACACTGAGCACACCTCCCCTCGCTCCCTGAgcaatgccaacatttttttctggttcgGGATTTCTGGCTATCTTGATCGGGACATAACCCCAACACATACAACTGGGTGTTCATATTCAGAATATACCCTGATTTGTTTATACACCAATCAGGATACTTTCTAAAGAATACTGTGAGGATGCAGGCAGATTTTGTTGCAGAACAGATACGCATGTCTTTTCTACAATTAAGAGACGgtctgtttgcagtttttttctgtttaattccGCTTGAATAAAATGTTCCAATTTAACTGgaccaaaaacataaaagtgtgaATTAGCCATAAGTCCCAGCCACTGAGTAGAACTAATAAGAAACACAACTTGCATATCTAATGACCAAATAAAGCTGCACCATGTTCATGTAcaaatgaaaatgacaaatagTTTGTTTTCCTCCCGCAAAAACATAGGAAGCAACGATGAGGATAGCAACTCCATAACTCTTGCagctaaaaatgactttttttatttgttctggaaCTGGAATGTCTGcacagcaacaaaacaaaatcattctGTCTCAGAATCATTGTATTTCATTGGGTTGTTTTCAAGTTTATGTCCAGTAGTTACCCATTTTTACTCCCAAAGCGCTATCTCTTTTTTATTAATCAATGTGACATCACCAGGCTAGTATAGTTCCTGAAAGCAGAAGCTTCATCAGAGCTctcgatccctccacaattgGATTCAATTTGGTCCTGTGcaatcctggattctttcttcattcCATGGCGGAGGAACcagtgggcactgccatcttcatctgtcttcaTCCAGCTTCTGTTTACATAACCCAATCTCGCGCCTCAACActgagatttttttgtaaattctttcttttaattgtaaaagaaaaagctccaatctcactgtgcatgcgtgagattagcatCCATTCAGTCCTTACCGCCACAGTAGttaagacagaaagggaggggtttcccattcttttttttttttttttttaaagtgtttgggAAAAATCATATTGTACTTTATAACATAGGGCGTGTAGTGAGGGTCTTCTTTAAGGGGCAACAGACAACTTCCTAAACTACATCTCTCAAGAGCCCCTTCACTTTACACAGTGGGGTTTATTTACTTAAGGAATTTAAGCATTTACTTAGCAATCTGAGTTCTTCCCCTGCATGGGATATTGCACTGAGCTGGGTTGATaaggtgaaaatttactttgtaaagaatactaTTCTTTCAGAACAACGAggaattctgaaaaaaaaggattttggcttgcacttgattggatggatggttgaagtcaagagagcagaaattaattttcatcacattcactaaaataaatgattagccatggtactgtaaatgtaaacgtgcccgccccactacacccctgcctatgtgtcactcaaaggggaagaaacttcccccagagtgatgtcatgacaccagaacctgtccactgccctgagcctggaattctatacgggagacatagtctgcggctctggccggttcgcatccccccagtggggtccttctcctgaccctgcaatAGGGTtgaaccggccagagccgcgaaccatcaAGGAATtctgcaaaataagagtgggcatgagtggccattcccgaaaaaagtgagggcacgctgttcccacccgtgcccgccctactacacccctgattagccctttataattttattctttataatggATAAATTCACTCTGCTCAAGAAACAGCTTGTATTTCTTTGTTAAATCCACCCAGTGTGTTGATAGAACCTTGGGGATCAAGGCAGCCACACTGGGCTAAGTAGGGTGGTGATAGGAAGAGCTTTGTAGTCCAGCGGACATCACTGGTTGGGATTTCAATGCAACAAAGGCATTATATTGTCAAACAGAAAGTTGAAAACACACTGGATTTCCGgacaatcaaaatgtattttctgtatcagCAGCATTTTTAGGGGATAAAACATAGGCAAATGTGCTTGTAGGTGCCTGCTCATACATATTCATTTGTTTAATTGATGGAACAGGAAGGAAACCTGGGAAGGTTGTGCATTGCAGAGCTTAGAAAAAACTGTTTCTCCCTTCTTCGGCACACCGCCAGGTGCATTGTAACAGGGGACATAACATGCATCCATTTACTTATTGCAAATAAGAAAATGGGctcttaaaaaatttaaaattgattttttcgaggaaaaaaaatagtgagaAAGAGCAGCGAAAGAGTTAAACAACTCAAGAACGGCATCTTGGGTCACCCTGCTGTAAAATTGAACAACAACAGTTTAGCTCTGAACAGAACAAGGATCCATTAGTGTGACGATCACATCACTGCCAGTAAATTGTTTTAATGTGCAGAAATTGCCAGTGTCTTATTACATGCACAGCTGATGTGATTTGCTTTTAGCAGAGTGAAGTTCTGAGGAAAGCCGCAAAATAGGACAAGAAAAACCAACAGGTATTAAGACATGGGTACGGAAATTCAGAACATGGATCATATTGTACACAAATAAATTGcttttctcaaaataaaaaaagcataaaaaaaatgttaaaggaaTTATGTGTGCTGCCAGTAAAAGTTTTAAAGACTTTCTAACACCAcctgaaatttgttttaaatttgggAAACATTTTAATGAGCatcaagctgaactccaacccTACCTTTCATTTTGCAAACTTCATAGTCCAGGGCAGAAAGTGAGTCcaatttccctgcacactgtgacttccatacaacaagcattagaaaCTGCAACAGGTATCTTCATTCTGATGGACAGCAAGAATCATCCAGCCCACTCTGCTCTATCTGTGTTGTCCTGGTCCTCccttttaatgatttttgttcTGTTAGTCATTTAGTCTCAGCTTCAAGTGTGGATGTTTCCTAGGGTGGTCTGCAGGAATGCCTATAtcctgatacagtgtgtgagaggcagtacTGTGAAAAATCTTCTGTCCTTGCTTAAGTTCACTATCCTGCTGTCATGATGTTAAtttcacacaaacacacattcaGGGAAGACACAAAGTGATGGCACTACAGGGTTGTCCTTCCTGTACAGCACAGGCCCATCAATACAAAGGAGttaaggtttgtgatttattttgcTCTCCGCAGTGGCAGAGGAGagctaataaaaaagtttaaagaaaatttttttggGAGACAAGCAGAGCATAGGCACCGGGAGATATAAAACAAGTtacccagagttcagtgttggcACAGGAGAGGGTTTTTCAGTAATTGGGGGAGATAAAGGACTGCCaacacactaaaaaaaacagcatgcctACAAAGTATAGGAACCATGTATGGCACTAGAGATCGGCTCATGGAGATCTTATGCACCATCTGTAATGATGTGAGGGGATAAGAAGAGGCATTGGACAATAACGGgtcaaaaagaaacattattaagGTATAATACATAGAAGGAGGAAAGCAAGGTTTGAAGTTACTTAAGGTGATGATTAGAGTTcagccccccccccttccacaCACTGAATTCTTTTTTGCTAAAGTAGAACTATAGGAAAATAGATAATTAAATGCAATTACGTTTACTGTTAAAATATCTTTGTTTCTCTTTAGTTGGTCTTGTGATTCACACATTCTCACCCTGAATCAGGTTTGTTCCTCTCACCTCTCTGCGTCCATTTATTGgctagtaaaataaaattcttacacCGCTCAGTCATTTTTACGATGAGCAAGCATGTGGCACAAGGAGCTCAGTTAGTGCCAGAAGTGTGTGAATCACAAAACCAGAATTAGTAGTTCTTTGCATGGGAAACACTTCATATTGCATATCACAAGTTTCTGACCATATGCTTAGCTATTTTGTCCGTGTTAAAATTTCATCTGCAGCCTCAACATTTTTAGATAGAATGGAGAAGGTTGTTAGGAATGTTTAAGGGTTCTTTTGCTAATATATGTTAAGAAAATTTAGCCTAATTTATTTCCCTATTACTGCTGCCTGTAGTAAAATGATGAACAATAAGATTTCCAGAAGTGGCTCAGGAagcagaaacaattttttttttggtagagaaGAACAACTGTAAGTATTATTATCATGAACAAGTTTTAAATtcatcaaaagcttttttttttttgagtgagtTTTACATTCATAACATTTatggtttctttttaaaatgcatttttaaagtgaaaatttaccAGAATGTAGGATAGACCATTCACAATCTCACATTTCTCTCCTGGGCCTAAAAATGGGAGTCAGAAGAGGTAAAATTCCAAGAATGTCAAAATGTCTCCATTACTCCTGAACCACAGTACGTAAATCAGTGCTGAACATCCGCAGACTGTGGCCATGCACACTTGacaccagaagaaaaaaaaagattattttcctGCCTGTACAGAACAAACTGTCAGCAAGGTGGATCACTGTACAATTTAATGATCTGTACAATAGCAACAAGAAAAGTTACACAATAGAAGCTTTTATCACGGAGTGGGTTCTGTTTGAATAAAGTCTCAAGTGGTTACCATTGGGAAATTTGTAGGACCATTCTCAATAATCGGCAAACTGAACTGGGCCTATGCCCAAACAACCAACACCCCCTCTTCAGACAATCCTGATCCAATCATCTTTTAAACACGCTGTAAAATATCTTTCCAGCAGAAAATTGTTATCGGACAGTCATGTGACTAGTGTCATGATCGTGTCAGTGGATGTGCGTGAACCCTATAAAAATCAGGTAACTTATGCCATGACATTGGCCATATGCCCAGATTCCAAAGCAAGCCAGAAGCACCTATTTATGACAGAAAGATCACAATATA is part of the Pyxicephalus adspersus chromosome 3, UCB_Pads_2.0, whole genome shotgun sequence genome and encodes:
- the LOC140327648 gene encoding heparan sulfate glucosamine 3-O-sulfotransferase 3A1-like, which produces MAFQSVVAEPLSRRIFRKFVLMLCSLIMSLYVFYCLAERCQTMPGPILGAPEEEQGIYEDLQKRRNYQGAFRRRAQWSRLFPNIGVPYPAQEGSSTLTPLGEGSKKLPQAIIIGVKKGGTRALLEFLRVHPDIRAVGAEPHFFDRNYDKGLDWYRDLMPRTLDGQITMEKTPSYFVTKEAPARISAMSKDAKLIVVVRDPVTRVISDYTQTLSKRPDIPTFESLTFKNRTTGLIDISWSAIQIGIYAKHLENWLQYFPMRQILFVSGERLITDPAGELGRVQDFLVLKRIITDKHFYFNKTKGFPCLKKAEGSSKPHCLGKTKGRTHPNIDPEVVQRLREFYRPFNMKFYQMTGHDFGWDS